From Rhodopseudomonas palustris:
TTCTTGAAGCCGCGCTCGGGATCGTCGCAATCCCAATAGCCACGATCCCAGAGCTGCACCGTGCCGCCGCCGTATTGCCCCTCGGGAATGGTGCCTTCGAAATCGCCGTAATCGAGCGGATGATCCTCGACCTCGACAGCGAGCCGCTTGTCGTGCGGATCGAGCGACGGGCCGCGCGTCACCGCCCACGACTTGAACACGCCGTCATATTCGAGCCGGAGGTCGTAATGCAGCCGCGTCGCGTCGTGCTTCTGGATCACGAACCGCCGCCGTTTCGAGGGCGCGACCGCGGCGTCGCCGCGAGGCTCGGCGGTCTGCGCGAAGTCGCGCTTGTTGCGGTACAGGGAAAGCGTCTTGTTCACCGCCATTCATCGTCTCCGCAATGGCGCCCAGGCAACCTCAGCACCGGAACCAAAACCCCACCGCAGGGTTGAAGTTCCCGATCGGACGCCGCCGTCCGGTCCTCGCCGCGTATCTATCATATCGCCTTCGGAGAGCATCATGGCCCCGCGCCGCGCCTACTGGAAGGGCTCGCTGAAACTGTCGCTGGTGACCTGCCCGGTGGCGCTGTATCCAGCCTCGACCAGCGTCGAGAAGACCCGCTTCCACATGATCAACACCGAAACCGGCAATCGGCTGAAGCAGCAGATGATCGACGAGGACACCGGCGAAGTCGTCGAAAAAGACCAGAAGGGCCGCGGCTACGAAGTCCGCAAAGGCAAGTATGTGCAGATCGAGAAGGAGGAGCTCGAAGCCGTGCAGATCGAGAGCAGCCACACCATCGAGATCGACAGCTTCGTGCCGGCCGAAGAGATCGACAAGCGCTATCTCGACCACCCGTACTACATCGCGCCGGAAGGCAAGGCCGGGGTCGAGGCCTTCGCGGTGATCCGCGACGCGATGAAGGACAAGGGCCGCGTCGCGCTGGCGCGGATCGTGCTGACCAACCGCGAGCACGTGATCGCGATCGAGCCGCTCGGCAAGGGGCTGCTCGGCACCACGCTGCGCTATCCCTACGAGCTGCGCGACGCCGATGATTATTTCGACGACATCAAGAGCCCGAAGATCTCGAAGGACATGGTCGAACTCGCCGGGCACATCCTCGACACCAAGGCAG
This genomic window contains:
- a CDS encoding Ku protein; protein product: MAPRRAYWKGSLKLSLVTCPVALYPASTSVEKTRFHMINTETGNRLKQQMIDEDTGEVVEKDQKGRGYEVRKGKYVQIEKEELEAVQIESSHTIEIDSFVPAEEIDKRYLDHPYYIAPEGKAGVEAFAVIRDAMKDKGRVALARIVLTNREHVIAIEPLGKGLLGTTLRYPYELRDADDYFDDIKSPKISKDMVELAGHILDTKAAHFDPSKFKDDYETALKALVKRKAAGKSIKIPEPEEKSDNVVSLMDALKQSLKGNKGGKPAQRRPPSARSGGRAAKKAHRSAARARKAS